The sequence below is a genomic window from Barrientosiimonas humi.
GTAGCCGGCGCCCCACACGAGGTTCTGCACGCTCTTGGCGTACGTCGCCTGGGACAGCTCCATCACCGACACCACCGAGCACGGGTCGTCGGAGGCCAGGATGATCCCGGCCGAGCCGATCGCCACGTCGGTGCCGGCGCCGATCGCGATGCCGACGTCGGCGGTGGCCAGGGCGGGGGCGTCGTTGACGCCGTCGCCGACCATCGCGACCTTGCGCCCCTCGCCCTGCAGCTCGGCGACGGACGAGGCCTTGTCCTCCGGGCGTACACCGGCGTAGAAGCGGTCGATGCCCAGCTCCTCGGCGACGGCCGCGGCCACCGGCTCGGCGTCGCCGGTGATCATCACGACCTGCACGTCGCGGTCGTGCAGCTGCTCCACCGCGGCGCGCGACTCGGCGCGGATCTCGTCGGCGAGCCGCAGCGCGCCGGCGATGCGCCCGTCGACCGCGACGTGCAGCACGATCGCGCCCTCGGACTTCCACGGGTCGGTGGCAGCCAGCTCCTCGCCGCCGACCTCGCGCACCATCGCCGGGCCGCCGACGCGCACCTCGCGCCCGTCGACCGTCGCGGTGACACCCACCGCCGGCGCCGAGGTGAAGTCGGTCGCGCGAGGCACCTGCAGGTCACGCTCCTGCGCGGCGCGGACGATCGCCCGGGCCAGCGGGTGCTCCGAATCTGCTTCTGCCGCAGCGGAGTACGCCAGCAGCTGCTCCTCGTCGAGCCCGGACTCCGCGGCCGGCGACGCGGCGGTGACGGCCGGGCGGCCCTTGGTGAGCGTGCCGGTCTTGTCGAAGATCACGGTGTCGACCGTGCGCATCGACTCCATCTCGAGGCGGCTCTTCACGAGGATGCCGGCGCTCGCGGCGCGCTCGGTGGCGATCGAGACCACGAGCGGGATGGCGAGACCCAGGGCGTGGGGGCAGGCGATGACCAGCACGGTGATCGCGCGGGTCACCGCGTCCTCCGGGGTGCCGACGACCGTCCACACCGTCGCGGTGATCAGGGCGGCGCCGAGCGCGAACCAGAAGAGCCAGCCCGCGGCCCGGTCGGCGAGGCGCTGGGCGCGGCTGGCCGACCCCTGCGCCTCGGCCACGAGGCGCTGGATGCCGGCGAGCGCGGTCTCGTCGCCGGTCGCGGCGACCTCGACGCGCAGACCCGAGTCGGTCGCGACGGTGCCGGCGACGACCTGGTCACCCGGCCCACGGCGTACGGGCTTGGACTCGCCCGTGATCATCGACTCGTCGAGCGAGGCGCTGCCGTCGATCACCTTGCCGTCAGCGGGAACTCGGCCGCCGGGGCGCACGAGCACGACGTCGCCGACGCGCAGGTCGGCGGGCGCGACGCTGACCACCTGGTCGCCCTCGACGCGCTCGGCCTCGTCGGGCAGCAGGGCCGCGAGCGAGTCGAGCGCCGAGGTGGTCTGGGCCAGCGAGCGCATCTCGATCCAGTGGCCGAGCAGCATGATCACGACCAGCAGCGCCAGCTCCCACCAGAAGTCGAGGTCGTGCGGCAGCAGGCCGAGCGTCGCGCCCCACGAGGCGACGAACGCGACGGTGAGCGCGAGCGCGACGAGGAGCATCATCCCGGGCCGGCGGGCTCGGATCTCGTCGACGGCGCCGGTGAGGAACGGGCGGCCGAACCAGACGTACAGGATCGTGCCGAGCACCGGCGACACCCACGACAGGCCGGGCACGTCGGGCAGCGAGTAGCCGAGCAGGTCGGCGAACATCCCCGACAGCAGCACGGTCGGCACCGCGAGGATCAGCGACCCCCAGAAGAGCCGGCGGAACATCGCGACGTGGTCGCCGTGCCCGCCGTGGCCTCCCCCGTGGCCCTGGTGGTCACTCTGCTGACTCTCGCCCCCGCCGCCGTGGTCCTCGTGCTGGGCGTGGTCGTGCTCCTGGTGCTCGACGTGCTCCCCGGTGTGCTCTCGCATAGCCCATGTATACCCCCTAGGGGTATTGCTGGCAAGCGGGGCTCAGCGGTCTCGCCCTGTCCGCTTGTGCTCCTACGGTCCGGCCATGGAGCAGCGCTCGATCCGCATCCGCGGAGCCCGCACGAACAATCTCGACGGCCTCGACCTCGACCTGCCGCGCAGCACCCTGGTCACCGTGGTCGGCGTCTCCGGCTCGGGGAAGTCCTCGCTGGTCTTCGACACGATCGCCGCCGAGGCGGGGCACCAGGTCAACGAGACCTATCCGCCGTTCACCCGCAACCGCCTACCCCGCTGGACCCGCCCGGACGTCGAGCGGCTCGACGGCCTGTCCCCCGTGGTCGTGATCGACCAGCGGCGACTCGGCGGCAACGCCCGATCCACGGTCGGCACCATCACCGACGCGTGGACCTATCTGCGGCTGCTGTTCTCGCGGGTGGCACAGCCGTACGTCGGGGAGTCGAACCACTTCTCCTTCAACGACCCGCTGGGCATGTGCCCGACGTGCTCGGGCCTCGGCGAGGTGGTGGTCCCGGCGGTCGAGGAGTTCCTCGACCTCGACCGCAGCCTGGCGGGTGGTGCGATCCGGCTGCCGGGGTTCGGGAACGGCGGTTACTGGTTCCGGCAGTACGCCGACATCGGCTCGTTCGACGCCAGCACCCCGCTGCGGGAATGGACTCCGCACGAGCGCGAGGCGCTGCTGCACGGCGGGCCGGCCGCAGCCCGGCTGGGCACCCGACCACCCGCCGACTACGAGGGCGTCGTCGAGCGGTTCGAGCGGATCTACCTGCACACCTCCGACACGGTCTCGGACCGCAAGCGCGAGACGATCGAGCGCTTCACCCGCTCGCAGACCTGCCCCGACTGCGGTGGTGAGCGGCTCAACCCCGACAGCCGTGCGGCGAGGTTGCTCGACCGGACCATCGGCGAGATGTCGCGCCTGGAGGTCACCGAGCTGCTGGACGTCGTTCGTGCCGTTGACGATCCGACCGTCGCGCCGGTCGTCGCCGAGCTCGCCGAGCGGCTCGGGGCAATGGTCACGATCGGCCTCGGCTACCTGCACCTGGGACGGGCGACGAGCACTCTCTCCGGCGGCGAGGCGCAGCGGATCAAGACCGTGAAGCACCTCGGGTCGAGCCTGATCGAGATGCTGTACGTCTTCGACGAGCCCACCGTCGGGCTGCACCCGCACGACGTCGGATCGATGGTGGAGCTGCTGACCCGGCTGCGCGACAAGGGCAACAGCGTGCTCGTGGTCGAGCACGACCCCGCCGTCATGGCCGCCTCCGACCAGGTGGTCGAGATCGGACCGGGCGCCGGCGGCGAGGGAGGTCGGCTCGTCTTCCAGGGCACGTACGCCGAGCTCACCACCGCGGACACCCCCACCGGCGACGCGCTGTCGACCCAGCAGCCGCTCACCACCGACCCGCGCGAACCCACCGGCTGGCTGCGGGTCGACGACGCCACCCGCAACAACCTCGACCACGTCACGGTCGACGTGCCCTGCGGGGTGCTGACCGCGCTCACGGGCGTGGCCGGTTCCGGAAAGTCAAGCCTCGCAATGGAACTCGTCGGGCAGCATGGCGCGATCGTCGTCGACCAGAAGGCCGTGGCGACGAGCCGGCGTTCGACGCCGACGACGTACACCGGGATCGCGGCGCCGATCCGTCGACTGTTCGCGAAGACCAACGGGGTGCCAGCCTCGCTGTTCAGCGCCAACTCCGACGGTGCCTGCCCGGACTGTCGCGGCCTGGGCGTGCGATACACCGACCTGGCGTTCATGGACGGGCAGGAGACGGTGTGCGAAACCTGCCACGGGCGACGCTTCAAGAACGAGGTGCTGCAGCACACGGTCGACGGCCTGAGCATCGCCGACCTCGACGACCTGCCGATCACCGAGGCGCTGAAACGCTTGGACGACAAGGCGGTTCGGCGTGGGTTGGAGCACCTCGACGCGGTGGGCCTGGGATACCTACGGCTCGGGCAGTCGCTCAGCACCTTGTCGGGCGGCGAGGCGCAGCGGGTCAAGATCGCCAAGGAGCTGCGCGAGACCGCCGTGCCGACGACGTACGTCCTCGACGAGCCGACCACCGGCCTGCACCTGCGCGACATCGGCACGCTGCTCGGCGTGCTCGACGCGCTGCTGGACCAGGGGCACACGGTCGTGGTCATCGAGCACAACCTCGACGTGATCCGCCGAGCCGACTGGGTGATCGACCTCGGACCGGGTCCGGGGCGGCACGGCGGCCGGGTGCTGTTCAAGGGGCCCGTCGCGCAGCTGCGCGGGACCGTCACGGCCGAGGCGCTCGGGCTGGGCAGCTGAGGCTGGACCGAGCCCACAGGCCCCCATGAAGCCGGGTTAGGTGCGTTTGACCCTGATGCATTGAGGTCA
It includes:
- a CDS encoding heavy metal translocating P-type ATPase, translating into MREHTGEHVEHQEHDHAQHEDHGGGGESQQSDHQGHGGGHGGHGDHVAMFRRLFWGSLILAVPTVLLSGMFADLLGYSLPDVPGLSWVSPVLGTILYVWFGRPFLTGAVDEIRARRPGMMLLVALALTVAFVASWGATLGLLPHDLDFWWELALLVVIMLLGHWIEMRSLAQTTSALDSLAALLPDEAERVEGDQVVSVAPADLRVGDVVLVRPGGRVPADGKVIDGSASLDESMITGESKPVRRGPGDQVVAGTVATDSGLRVEVAATGDETALAGIQRLVAEAQGSASRAQRLADRAAGWLFWFALGAALITATVWTVVGTPEDAVTRAITVLVIACPHALGLAIPLVVSIATERAASAGILVKSRLEMESMRTVDTVIFDKTGTLTKGRPAVTAASPAAESGLDEEQLLAYSAAAEADSEHPLARAIVRAAQERDLQVPRATDFTSAPAVGVTATVDGREVRVGGPAMVREVGGEELAATDPWKSEGAIVLHVAVDGRIAGALRLADEIRAESRAAVEQLHDRDVQVVMITGDAEPVAAAVAEELGIDRFYAGVRPEDKASSVAELQGEGRKVAMVGDGVNDAPALATADVGIAIGAGTDVAIGSAGIILASDDPCSVVSVMELSQATYAKSVQNLVWGAGYNLVAVPLAAGVLAPVGITMPMSVGAILMSASTVVVALNAQLLRRLDLRPRDLTG
- a CDS encoding ATP-binding cassette domain-containing protein; protein product: MEQRSIRIRGARTNNLDGLDLDLPRSTLVTVVGVSGSGKSSLVFDTIAAEAGHQVNETYPPFTRNRLPRWTRPDVERLDGLSPVVVIDQRRLGGNARSTVGTITDAWTYLRLLFSRVAQPYVGESNHFSFNDPLGMCPTCSGLGEVVVPAVEEFLDLDRSLAGGAIRLPGFGNGGYWFRQYADIGSFDASTPLREWTPHEREALLHGGPAAARLGTRPPADYEGVVERFERIYLHTSDTVSDRKRETIERFTRSQTCPDCGGERLNPDSRAARLLDRTIGEMSRLEVTELLDVVRAVDDPTVAPVVAELAERLGAMVTIGLGYLHLGRATSTLSGGEAQRIKTVKHLGSSLIEMLYVFDEPTVGLHPHDVGSMVELLTRLRDKGNSVLVVEHDPAVMAASDQVVEIGPGAGGEGGRLVFQGTYAELTTADTPTGDALSTQQPLTTDPREPTGWLRVDDATRNNLDHVTVDVPCGVLTALTGVAGSGKSSLAMELVGQHGAIVVDQKAVATSRRSTPTTYTGIAAPIRRLFAKTNGVPASLFSANSDGACPDCRGLGVRYTDLAFMDGQETVCETCHGRRFKNEVLQHTVDGLSIADLDDLPITEALKRLDDKAVRRGLEHLDAVGLGYLRLGQSLSTLSGGEAQRVKIAKELRETAVPTTYVLDEPTTGLHLRDIGTLLGVLDALLDQGHTVVVIEHNLDVIRRADWVIDLGPGPGRHGGRVLFKGPVAQLRGTVTAEALGLGS